The Babylonia areolata isolate BAREFJ2019XMU chromosome 2, ASM4173473v1, whole genome shotgun sequence genome segment gaaaagacagagagaaaaagaagaagaagaagtagagataTTGGCAGTGACTAATCCTCGAATGACGGAAATGTTGGGAATATTATGGCCAGAGATGGATTGGTTCTTTAAGGCAGGGAGACAGGGTAAGCTTAGTGCTCCCTTTGAGGTAGCAAAAGAAGGAAAATGGTGgaacacatacacgtgtgtgtgtgtgtgtgtgtgtgtgtgtgtgtgtgtgccataaatAATCGGTCTCTGTCTGGTTCGAGtaaaagaagacacacagactccaagacacaaacaacaacgtgcgattttttgtttgtttgcttgtttgttttgtttatttattaacaaATATGACGtgcggggtttgtgtgtgtgtgtgtgtgtgtgtgtgtgtgtgtgtggcgggggactGTGGTAGAGCAACGAAGGGGTggtcgtgcgtgcatgcgcgtgcgggtgcacgtgtgtgtgtgtgtgtgtgtgtgtgtgtgtgagagagagagtgtgtgtgtgtgtgtgtgagtgtgtgtcctccGTCGCGCGCATGTTCGAGCGTGTGCATAAGTATCATTACATATGAACATGTAaacaatctctttctctgtcacatatGTGCacgcagacatatacacacacacgcgcgcacacagacacacacacacatacacacacacgcacgcacgcacgcacgcacgcacgcaagcacgcacaaagCGAGCAAGTGGTGGTGGATCACAGCTACGAAGCGAGAggcaagagaaaaagagaagagaaaaagaagagtgtgtatataattatggcCATGACTCTGCCATGACTCCGCACTCaagcagaattaaaaaaaaccctgacatttAAGTAGCACAGATTTATTTAATTGACATTGATGATTTGAACAACTGGCAACAATCAACACACAAGATGAGACAGCTGTTTGTTGTACAGACATGATTTTGTACAGATCAGTTTACGTTacatattcaaaaaaaaaaaaaaaaaaaaaaaagggaagatccAAGAAGTATGGGAATGGCAGTTGTGctactgctggtgatgatgatgggggcatagagagagagagaggcagacacacagacagacagacagagacagacagacagacaggcaggcagacaggcagatggacagacagacagagacagacagacaggcaggcagacaggcagatggacagacagacagaggagagataagcacacacacacacagggttaaaaaaaacaaccaaacactagccatgtgattttttttcttaaataaaatCTTCACAAATTGTAGGTTATTTAGTACACTCGTCAGAGAATTACTCAATGAAGAGTCCAGCAacggaatgaataaataaaggggGAAAATGCATAATGATCAATATACATGAACATGTTGAACAAATaagagaacaaaagaaacaaacgagtCAGTAATCATGCAATTAGAAGCCTCACTTGTTCTCTTCCGCGCGGAAACAGTATCATGGAATGGAAGACCTGCGATAGTGATATTCCATGACATGGTTGTCAGCATTGTTTCAATCGTCCATATTATAAACGATGAATAAAATCCTTCAGGAAGACGATAATAGTGATATAATCGACTACTTTGGGTGCGTTTCTGCGTGCAttcgtgtttgcgtgcatgcgttctgtgcgtgcgcgcgcgcgcccgtgtgtgtgtgtgtgtgtgtgtgtgtgtgtgtgtgtgtgcgtgcacgtgtgactAAGGAAATGGAATGAGGAAAGGGGTCGCATTATATTGTGCTACTGGTGAAATAGGTTTTCTGAAGTTACACGGTAGTAAATATTGCACGTGCGAGGGCTTTGGTCTTGAATGTCATTGACATTCACAGGCATAAAATGGATATTACTGGAAGATTTAGGATCATAATGGGTGTTGCATATTGTTTTATTACAGCGGGTAGGAAGGTCTCATTTTGTAATAGCTGCAGTTTATCATAAAAAAACAGGTAGGAAGGTCTCAGATTAAGAGATTTATTGCAGCATTTGCACGCTTAGGAAGATCCAGACATTGTCATGTATGTACGGTATCACCTCTGCTGATGCAAATAAAAAGCGGGAGGAGGAACAAGGCAATAaatctcctgttgttgttgttttttttggtaagaATGGAAGACTACATCAGAGAGAAAAACAATCGCTGCACAAATATTCCACAGCTGCACATATTACCAAGTGGTACAGTTTCAGCGgtttgttcaacacacacacacacacacacacacacacacacacacacacacacacacacacacacacacacacacacacacatactctcatacacacacacgcgcgcgcgcgcacacacacgcacacacacacgcaaatgataTGCCTCATGAGTCCAATGGGCTCTTATACACACAGATCTGCATGTGAAGCCCATTGGGAATGGTCTTGGTGTATAAAGTCAGGAACCCAATGTCTAAAACATCCTGAAGACAAAACACTGTTGCTTGCTGCATTTTTCAAAGGTCACAACAGGATCATCATGTTATGCTCATTGTTCTATGTCCGAAATAGGATATATGATGTAAAATATCAAATATATCGTTCATGGCTTTTgttttaaaacaaagaagaaaaaggcttGAAATTTAACAAAATAATATTTCATTATTTCCTTAAATGAAGAAGACACCCGAAGACATTTCACACTTGGAATGATCTCAGTAATTTGAAATAAATCCATAGGAaggcaacaatatcaacaaaggCACCTATGAAAAAAAATGTGACTCATTCATCAAAGAATATTTCAAAGGTTTGTGAGGAAAGAACACAAAAACAAGTTTCCAGAATTCCTCACAGTCAGTCAATAAttttctttgagaaaaaaaaaagcagcagcaagtCAAAAAGCAGTTTTACAGGCAGTTCTCATGTcagcagaagacagagagaaggggccaACCTGATACCAGCAACAGTTGAACGATGGAGAGATATCAAAATGATGACTTGTGGGTCGATTTTGCTTCAAAACGACACGTACACTCTTAGTTTCCATTCAGAATGAAAGAATCTTGGGTGTCAGTCAGACCCGAAAGATACAGACGCCTGCAGTGTTGGTTCAAGATATTTGAACAACGCTTTCAGTGACGTATCCATGAAGTAGAGGACACGTGACTATATGCGTGATCCATTTCCCCTTTGACCTCATACATACCCTGCTTTGAGTGGGAACCGTCGGAAACACTCGACAGGATATTGCAGCCTTTCATGTATTTCAAACCTGTGACCTGCTAGTCACCTGTATATTGCATTAACCACTGGCCCATGGTGATTCTTTTTCCCTGACACTTTGAGATGTTTAAAACACAGCCTTCTTATGATATTCACAGGAACGCGAGTCATGGATTGAGATCTTCAAAAGTGACTGCTTCAATACAAAGCATAATTCAGCTCAGTGTTATTCAGTTTAAATAGGAACGAAGCACTGATAAACAAATTGATGTTCAATTGATGGAACTATGTACAagaagcatgcaaacacacacacttccacacacgccAATAAGCGGACACTTTTGTCACTATGTCAGATGTCAAAGGCTTTGAAAATGCTTTACGTAAAACCAAATGCATAAACTTTCTTAGAGCATTTGATGCAAGAAGAATAGACACATATGCAAATAATATCTTAAAGCTTCTATACAAACCATACATAATATGCTTTCTTCAGTCATTTGACGAGGAAGAGACAGTCAGCTTTCTGATGGTTCCTCATACAAGTCAACGAATGTGATGAACACGCAATGCACAGGTTTTCTTAAACGTGCACTTGAACCCAAAGTATTGCAAACGCAGCTCTTTGTTGAAAGTCTCGGTTTATGCAAGCAAAACTGAAAATTCTGGAATGTCCATAACGCTACATCTATCTGCAGAGAGTTTTctgagatgaaaaaaaaggtagcaaCAAAGTTTCTGAACACGGTAAAACAAAGTAAAGTTTTCATAGAATTTGACTCAAAACCAGTTGCACAATGTTCTCTGAATGTGCTAGATACAAGTGCATTATGCACAGTCAGTATTGTTACATTGCACTTCTGAAATGTCTGCTATAAGCTACACACATCAAGCTGTTTGTGGATGTTTGGTATGAAAACCAGATTTCGTGTCAAATTTCTGCAATAAGCGATTGACGCAGAAACACAAGGACAGTTTGATGGAAACCGACCATCGCAAGCTTTCAAGAGAAAGTTTGAAACAAATGCAGAAATATTTGGAGCATATTTTCTGCAgacagacactctccactaaaacaAGATTCTTGCCCAAATCATCGGACAGCAGTTGCCGCCTAAGCTGTCTTGATGGTCTTAAACTACGTCGGACACGACTAGCAAACACACGTCCTGGAGAGTCCGACGTAGCGAGTGTTTTAAGGGTCCGAGAGACCTTCAGGACGACTGCAGACATTCCGTCAGCAGGCCGATGTAGAAGATGGCGGCCTTGAGAGTCTGGATCCTGGAAAGCTTCTTCCTGCTGCGCACGTTGGGCAGGCGATCCTTGAGGTGGTTGAAGGCCTTGTTCAGGTGGCACATCCTCTTCCGCTCACGCATGTTGGCCGCCTTCCGCTGCACGGGGGTCTGTGTCCGCCGGCGTCGTTTCTTGGCGGGGCCGCCCCCTGCCTTGCCCTGAGGGACGTGGGGCCCGGGGCTCAGGCTGTCcgtgtcgttgtcgtcgtcgtcgtgcgAGTCCTCGTCCAGTGGGGACATGGCCAGGCTGTGGGAGGAGAAGTTGTGGTAGATGTGTTTGTGGATGTCGGAGCTGAGGATGTCCCGCTTGATGTCCCGCATGGCGTCTTCCTCCAAGCTCTGCTCGTCGCTGTAGTAAGGGGCGGTGTGGGCTGAGGACTGTGTCTCGGAAGAGCTCTTTCCGCTGTCCGGCATCCCCTCTGGCGGCGGCGGCGCGGGCTGGGCGGCCGTGACCTTGGGCAGGCAGAGGTCAGGGGTCAGAACGGTGCCGGTGTTGGGACTCCAGTGCAGGGGGTCAGGTGACCCCGCGGACAGGACTGAGCTGGTCAGGGGGGATGTGTAGgacgtgctgctgctgctgctgtaggcGGACATCTCAGGGGGAGAGTACTCCCGGCCCGTGTCCATCGTGCAGAAGGTGAAGACCTTGCAGCTTTGGCTGTCCAGCGAGTACTGAGGGGGGTACAGACCGTCCTTGGGGTAGACACACGACTCGGGGGAAATGGAATAGAGACTGGAGCTGGGAACGTCTGTCTTCTTGCCGTCGTTCAGATCGTGGTAATAGGCTGTGGCGAACCCTGCACTGCCCGCCACTGGGGGGTCGGGATAAGGCGGGGGGTGCTGATGCCCGGCCTCCACGTACTGGAGAGACGTGGGGCAGAGAAGGGCCCCGGACGACGTGACGTACATGGGGGGCAGGTTGTGGTTCTTGTCGCTGGGCGGACAGCACGTCTTGGACACGGAAGGAGACACCAGCTCCGTCAGCTGCACGGGCGACGTCTGCCTGTCCGAGGTCGAGTACTGCACgccctgcacgtgcacacacaccgcCTGCTCGAACGGGGGAGCCTGCTCCGGGCTGTGGTGAGGCAGAGACAGTCCCTCAGCCATGCTTCCTCCCAACCGTGGTGGAAGAGACTGGGAGCTGGTGATGTGTTGTGCCTGTAGAGCACCTGATAGAACGCTTTGTGTCTTTGAAGTACCTGTTAGAACGTTCTGTGTCTGTGGAGTACCTGTTAGAACGTTCTGTGCGTGTGGAGTACCCGTTAGGACTGAGCGCGCAGTGGTGATGTCCTGGTGTCCCTTTCTGTCCATGGCCACAGAGAGCGTGTCGGAAACGCTCTGGGGCTGTGAGGTGTTGGCagtgactgtccctgtctctgcggTGGTCAGTGGCCGGCTCTGTCCTTGCTGACCGGCTGCTGCAGGCAGGTGCTCTCCGCTGGTCGCTCCCTGCTGCTGCCTGTGGCGTTCTCTGGACCTTGTCTTCATCGCTGGCTTATGGATCAACTGATGGAACAGCTGATAGGTTGACTGATGGAACAGCTGATGGGTCAACTGATGGAACACCGGATGGGTCAGCGATGGTAGTGGCTTGAGCAGAAACAGCAGATGGCTGGGCCAATGGACTGAAAGCTTGGGGGCTCTGATGCGGTGGTCTAAGACCCCAGCCTTTAAAGACTTGAACTGAAGGGAATTAGCCAACAGTCGTTCTATCTCAGCTTCAATGCAGTGGTTGTTTCAGCCAACGAGACGAGAGATAACCACAAAGAACTGCTTCAGTAACTGTCAGCACATCAGTGCCTAGAGGTCAGTAAGTTTGGGGGTAGGAGAAGTGTTGGCACGGGGATGGAGTTGATTCACTGGCCAGGGATGGAAGAACAGGGACGGCCCTGAAGCCAGTGGTCAGCATACAGACGGCAGGAAGCGGGCTGTCAGTTGTGTGGTCAGAAACGGTCCGTCACACCCAGTCTGTggagggaacagaaaaaaaaaacatcgttgtATGAAAAGGTGCTTTTTTTGTATACACAAggaatggtttttgttttgttttagtgtgtgtgtgtgtgtgtgtgtgtgtgtgtgtgtgtgtgttctttgaagtgtgtgtgtgtgtgtgtgtgtgtgtgtgtgtgaaagaagagagagagagagagtatgcagaaAAATACCTTGCCCATTCCACCATTACCTTCCGAGGAGCActtgggggagagagggtgtgtgtgtgtgtgtgtgcgtgtgtgtgtgtggaggtccgGAATGTGAATTACCCACACAACATTAGTGATCCACCTGCATACTTATACAGTGTTGTGTGGCGTGATGTCGCAAGCTCGTGCACACAATTGCATGCatggtttctctttctttttctctttctctcttttttttcctgttttccccATGTCAGTGCACGTGTCCCTTTGTGAgtggttttgatttgttttgtttttttaataacaaaaaatACGTTATTTCATATACAACACCTATTCAgtgccctcttcctcctccccctcacccctctccctccctcccgctgttCCCGCGAGGCCTGTCCGCACATATGTGGGGAGGTGATTTAGTCTTGTTTCTCTTATCAGGACTCCCATCATCAAAGACAACTTCCACCCCCACGCACGTGCTGGTGATGGAGGACAGACTACCGATCGTACCAGCCAGCCTGCAAggactgtccacccccccccctccttcatccctccctccccccactgccaATAACATGTGACACATCGGACACATACATTTCCTCATCACTCTCcgacactccccccaccccacccctaaatcCCCACTCCTCAACAACAATTCAACAAATTCCGTCCGTTTGTTGGGAGACATACATAAAACATATTTTtattgatttacacacacacacacacacacacacacacacacacacacatatatatatatatatatatatatatatttccgataggaaaaacaaataaaactgcacgcagggaaaaaaaaaaagggtggcgctgtagtgttgcgacgcgctctccctggggacagcagcccgaatttcacacagagaaatatgttgtgataaaagaaatacaaatacaaata includes the following:
- the LOC143279404 gene encoding uncharacterized protein LOC143279404, with the protein product MKTRSRERHRQQQGATSGEHLPAAAGQQGQSRPLTTAETGTVTANTSQPQSVSDTLSVAMDRKGHQDITTARSVLTGTPHAQNVLTGTPQTQNVLTGTSKTQSVLSGALQAQHITSSQSLPPRLGGSMAEGLSLPHHSPEQAPPFEQAVCVHVQGVQYSTSDRQTSPVQLTELVSPSVSKTCCPPSDKNHNLPPMYVTSSGALLCPTSLQYVEAGHQHPPPYPDPPVAGSAGFATAYYHDLNDGKKTDVPSSSLYSISPESCVYPKDGLYPPQYSLDSQSCKVFTFCTMDTGREYSPPEMSAYSSSSSTSYTSPLTSSVLSAGSPDPLHWSPNTGTVLTPDLCLPKVTAAQPAPPPPEGMPDSGKSSSETQSSAHTAPYYSDEQSLEEDAMRDIKRDILSSDIHKHIYHNFSSHSLAMSPLDEDSHDDDDNDTDSLSPGPHVPQGKAGGGPAKKRRRRTQTPVQRKAANMRERKRMCHLNKAFNHLKDRLPNVRSRKKLSRIQTLKAAIFYIGLLTECLQSS